The proteins below come from a single Drosophila miranda strain MSH22 chromosome Y unlocalized genomic scaffold, D.miranda_PacBio2.1 Contig_Y1_pilon, whole genome shotgun sequence genomic window:
- the LOC117190509 gene encoding uncharacterized protein LOC117190509: MPCDKDRKVAVGFKDPKEESEVRRAPRISPSRSLRQRDELRRSEPPSQRSADQAQGARRRNSRLRVKERMRICVYTAASSSHGRAIGGRCKNCQEPTPKGGRQRAPNRRRARHSPRRHRGHNELEAAGSHQPRSKRRRGPNTRAPADRRVAHRPPSTADSGPGESQLLAAMATCLVSQASVLAAMVPRIHMSWGCKFGANGTSSNRTSRKETSSSWPRTICRLRSGSWGGSSPRTQERTAWSGSSK; the protein is encoded by the coding sequence GTTCGTCGGGCGCCGAGGATATCCCCAAGTCGTTCATTGCGACAACGGGACGAACTTCGTCGGAGCGAGCCGCCATCTCAGCGCTCTGCGGATCAGGCTCAAGGAGCAAGGAGACGCAATTCGCGACTTCGCGTCAAAGAACGGATGCGAATTTGCGTTTATACCGCCGCGAGCTCCTCACATGGGAGGGCTATTGGAGGCAGGTGTAAAAACTGCCAAGAGCCTACTCCTAAGGGCGGTAGGCAGCGCGCTCCTAACCGCCGAAGAGCTCGCCACAGTCCTCGTCGGCATCGAGGCCATAATGAACTCGAGGCCGCTGGGAGCCATCAGCCAAGATCCAAGCGACGGCGAGGCCCTAACacccgggcacctgctgacaggcgggtCGCTCATCGCCCCCCCAGCACTGCGGACTCCGGACCAGGAGAGTCTCAGTTGCTTGCAGCGATGGCGACTTGTCTCGTCAGTCAGGCAAGCGTTttggcagcgatggtcccgCGAATACATATGTCCTGGGGCTGCAAATTCGGGGCAAatggcaccagcagcaaccgAACCTCGAGGAAGGAGACCTCGTCATCGTGGCCGAGGACAATCTGCCGGCTCAGGAGTGGCTCGTGGGGAGGGTCATCGCCACGCACGCAGGAGAGGACGGCATGGTCAGGGTCGTCGAAATAA